In one window of Armatimonadota bacterium DNA:
- a CDS encoding alpha-hydroxy-acid oxidizing protein — translation MPQLDLDTRDALAGAEAEFAPDHTRPRADVVPLYSPPEFVWRNDTERCRRCKRCVMQCGWRALSWQDRVGADHNKCVGCHRCEAMCPEKCIVVAPNPQHYKPHALWSVTHRKNVWKQGDTGGVLLTGMGNDAPYQVIFDHLVLDACQVTNPSIDPLREPMELRTFLGRKPERVELDAGPGSALALKTRLDPNLEIATPIVFAPMSYGSISLPAQKAIAMAAAECGILWNTGEGGLHEDLRPYAHCAVVQCASGRFGVHAGYFNAGAAVEIKIGQGAKPGIGGHLPGEKVSLEVSQTRMIPVGSDALSPAPQHDIYSIEDLRQLIYAIKEATDYAKPVCVKIAAVHNVAAIASGIVRAGADIIYLDGFRGGTGAAPTVIRDHLGIPVEIAVAVVDERLRQEGIRNQASLIAAGGIRSSADMAKAIALGADAVAIGTAALLALGCTLCQKCYTGRCSWGICTQDPELTRRIDPLVGARRIANLVRAWSAELEEILGALGLNAVESLRGSKERLRGLDVDPSTLDVLGVKPAGVGA, via the coding sequence ATGCCACAGCTTGACCTCGATACCAGAGATGCTCTCGCGGGCGCCGAAGCGGAGTTTGCGCCGGATCACACGAGACCCCGCGCCGACGTGGTGCCGCTCTATTCGCCACCGGAGTTCGTATGGCGCAACGATACCGAGCGCTGCCGCCGCTGCAAGAGATGCGTGATGCAGTGCGGGTGGCGGGCTCTGTCGTGGCAGGACCGCGTCGGGGCCGACCACAACAAGTGTGTCGGCTGCCACCGGTGCGAGGCGATGTGCCCGGAGAAATGCATCGTCGTCGCGCCCAACCCCCAGCACTACAAGCCGCACGCGCTGTGGAGTGTAACCCATCGCAAGAACGTGTGGAAGCAAGGCGACACGGGCGGCGTACTGCTGACCGGGATGGGCAACGACGCCCCTTATCAGGTGATCTTCGACCACCTCGTGCTCGACGCGTGCCAGGTCACGAATCCCTCGATTGACCCGCTGCGCGAGCCGATGGAACTGCGAACGTTCCTCGGCCGCAAGCCGGAGCGCGTCGAGTTGGACGCCGGGCCGGGGAGTGCGCTCGCGCTGAAGACACGACTCGATCCGAATCTGGAAATCGCGACGCCGATCGTCTTCGCGCCGATGTCCTACGGCTCGATCAGCCTGCCCGCGCAGAAAGCGATTGCGATGGCCGCGGCCGAATGCGGCATCCTGTGGAACACCGGCGAGGGCGGACTGCATGAAGACCTGCGGCCATATGCCCACTGCGCCGTGGTGCAGTGCGCCTCCGGCCGCTTCGGCGTACACGCCGGCTATTTCAACGCCGGCGCCGCGGTCGAGATCAAGATCGGCCAGGGAGCCAAGCCGGGCATCGGCGGCCATCTGCCGGGAGAGAAGGTGTCCCTGGAGGTATCACAAACGCGGATGATCCCGGTGGGATCGGATGCGCTGTCGCCCGCGCCGCAGCACGACATCTACTCCATCGAGGATCTGCGCCAACTCATCTACGCGATCAAGGAGGCGACGGACTACGCCAAGCCGGTGTGCGTGAAGATCGCGGCGGTGCACAACGTCGCGGCGATAGCGAGCGGCATCGTCCGCGCGGGCGCGGACATCATCTACCTCGACGGCTTTCGCGGGGGAACCGGGGCGGCGCCGACGGTGATTCGAGACCACCTCGGGATCCCGGTCGAGATCGCGGTCGCGGTGGTTGACGAACGCCTGCGGCAGGAGGGGATACGCAACCAGGCGTCGCTCATCGCGGCGGGCGGGATTCGGTCCAGCGCCGACATGGCGAAGGCGATTGCGCTCGGGGCGGACGCGGTGGCGATCGGTACCGCGGCGCTGTTGGCGCTGGGCTGCACGCTGTGCCAGAAATGCTACACCGGCAGATGCTCGTGGGGCATCTGCACCCAGGACCCGGAGTTGACTCGCCGCATTGACCCGCTCGTCGGCGCGCGGAGGATCGCGAACCTGGTGCGAGCGTGGAGCGCCGAACTCGAGGAGATCCTCGGCGCTCTCGGGCTCAACGCGGTGGAGAGCTTGCGCGGCAGCAAAGAACGCCTGCGCGGGCTGGATGTGGACCCGAGCACGCTCGACGTGCTCGGGGTCAAGCCGGCGGGGGTCGGCGCGTGA
- a CDS encoding 4Fe-4S dicluster domain-containing protein: MSRYGYFWGCYVQGRLPHIEKSTRAVMQHLGVDCADTEGLTCCPEKTTVANMGHDEWLVTAARNLAIAEDAGVDFLTPCPGCFGTLKGAAAEVASSAAAQGEVNRELRRVGRSYRGTARTAHILEFLHRDFGLSAIGERVTAPLTGMRIAIHYGCHLLKPSADLAVDDPAHPTKFDELVETLGATSVAYEGKLSCCGGLLSRVDDQDAAQAMARRKLRDVAAERADAICLACPACFMQYDTTQFLLQRKGEQIHVPVLYYTELLGLALGLAPDDLGLSSHRIDIQPFLIRWQGQREAIERVRERWDYDLLRKCAECGACAFDCPVTRVDVAFDPNGIIRQLSDGQVDQVLREGEFWRCVECCTCREACFQRYSMMDIFRVAKQLAAERGVTPAGTAEGMAAFRKSGRLVEGSASQRKRLGLPEPAAAGGSELTQLFEWRPERRRP; encoded by the coding sequence CTGGGGATGCTACGTCCAGGGCCGCCTGCCCCACATCGAGAAATCCACGCGAGCGGTGATGCAGCACCTCGGCGTGGACTGCGCGGACACCGAGGGCCTCACCTGCTGTCCTGAGAAGACCACCGTCGCGAACATGGGCCACGACGAGTGGCTCGTCACCGCCGCCCGGAACCTCGCGATCGCCGAGGATGCCGGCGTTGACTTCCTCACTCCCTGCCCGGGCTGCTTCGGCACCCTGAAAGGCGCGGCGGCGGAGGTTGCGTCAAGCGCCGCAGCGCAGGGCGAGGTCAACCGCGAGTTGCGCCGCGTAGGTCGTTCCTATCGAGGCACAGCGCGCACCGCGCACATCCTGGAATTCCTCCACCGCGATTTCGGGCTGTCGGCGATCGGCGAGCGCGTCACGGCGCCGCTCACCGGCATGCGCATCGCCATCCATTACGGATGCCACCTGCTTAAGCCGAGCGCCGATCTCGCAGTGGACGACCCGGCTCACCCCACCAAGTTCGACGAGTTGGTGGAGACTCTCGGCGCGACGAGCGTTGCTTACGAAGGCAAGCTGTCGTGCTGCGGCGGACTGCTGTCGCGCGTTGACGATCAGGATGCGGCTCAGGCGATGGCGCGGCGCAAGCTGCGCGACGTCGCCGCGGAGCGCGCGGACGCGATCTGCCTGGCCTGCCCTGCCTGCTTCATGCAGTACGACACGACGCAGTTCCTGCTGCAGCGCAAGGGTGAACAAATCCACGTCCCCGTGTTGTACTACACCGAACTCCTGGGGCTGGCGCTTGGCCTGGCACCGGACGATCTCGGTTTGTCGTCTCACCGCATTGACATCCAGCCTTTCCTCATCCGGTGGCAAGGGCAGCGCGAGGCCATCGAGCGCGTGAGGGAGCGCTGGGACTATGATCTACTGCGCAAATGCGCGGAGTGCGGCGCATGCGCATTTGACTGCCCGGTCACGCGCGTTGATGTGGCGTTCGATCCCAACGGGATCATCCGTCAACTCTCGGACGGACAGGTCGACCAGGTGCTGCGCGAGGGCGAGTTCTGGCGCTGCGTGGAGTGCTGCACTTGCCGGGAGGCGTGCTTCCAGCGATACAGCATGATGGATATCTTCCGTGTCGCGAAGCAGCTCGCGGCGGAGAGGGGCGTGACGCCCGCCGGCACCGCGGAGGGCATGGCGGCCTTCCGCAAATCCGGTCGGCTGGTCGAGGGCTCCGCCTCGCAGCGCAAGCGGCTCGGACTCCCGGAGCCGGCGGCGGCAGGCGGATCGGAACTCACGCAGTTGTTCGAATGGCGCCCCGAGCGCCGCCGCCCGTAA
- a CDS encoding glutamine amidotransferase family protein, which produces MHHHTADLYTRNISGCGLSGMMSLTGERVDGRGIRDSIALLHDRSNGLGGGFAAYGIYPDFPRHFAFHIMYYSADAKDAAEKALDTGFDCARDERIPTRLVEGVADPPLLWRYFATPKPEAVAQSQSASDEDFVLREVMRINAEVSDAYVFSSGQNMGAFKGVGYAEDIADFYRLEDYQAYIWIAHGRFPTNTPGWWAGAHPFTLLDWAVVHNGEISSYGINKRYLEMFGYRCTMRTDTEVMAYLLDLLVRRHGLPIEVACKVIAPPFWKAVDRMEPEQRDLYRALRQVYASALVNGPFAIIFAHRDGMVGVNDRIKLRPMVAARKDDFLYISSEEAAIRAMCANPDTVWSPRAGEPVIGCRGQDVSTSAPLVSSTEVAHATA; this is translated from the coding sequence ATGCACCACCACACAGCGGATCTGTATACTCGTAACATCTCCGGCTGCGGGCTGAGCGGCATGATGAGCCTCACGGGCGAACGCGTGGACGGACGCGGCATACGCGATTCCATCGCCTTGCTGCACGACCGATCCAACGGGCTGGGCGGCGGCTTTGCCGCGTACGGCATCTACCCGGACTTTCCGCGGCACTTCGCGTTCCACATCATGTATTACTCCGCGGATGCCAAGGACGCGGCGGAGAAGGCACTCGACACCGGGTTCGACTGCGCGCGCGACGAGAGGATTCCAACGCGGTTGGTCGAGGGGGTAGCGGATCCTCCCCTACTGTGGCGTTACTTCGCGACACCGAAGCCCGAAGCTGTAGCCCAGAGCCAGTCCGCCTCGGACGAGGATTTCGTGCTGCGCGAGGTGATGCGGATAAACGCGGAGGTCAGCGACGCCTACGTGTTCTCGAGCGGACAGAACATGGGCGCGTTCAAGGGCGTGGGGTACGCGGAGGACATCGCGGACTTCTATCGCCTTGAGGACTATCAGGCCTACATCTGGATCGCGCACGGCCGCTTCCCGACCAACACGCCGGGGTGGTGGGCCGGCGCGCACCCGTTTACCTTGCTCGACTGGGCGGTGGTGCACAACGGGGAGATCTCGTCCTACGGCATTAACAAGCGCTATCTCGAGATGTTCGGCTATCGCTGCACGATGCGCACGGACACCGAGGTAATGGCGTACCTGCTCGACTTGCTGGTGCGGCGTCACGGTCTGCCCATCGAAGTGGCGTGCAAAGTCATTGCGCCGCCGTTCTGGAAGGCGGTGGACCGTATGGAGCCGGAGCAGCGCGACCTCTACCGCGCCCTGCGCCAGGTCTATGCGAGCGCACTGGTTAACGGGCCGTTCGCCATCATCTTCGCCCACCGCGACGGGATGGTGGGGGTGAACGACCGCATCAAGCTGCGACCGATGGTCGCCGCGCGCAAGGACGACTTCCTTTATATCTCAAGCGAGGAGGCGGCAATTCGCGCGATGTGCGCGAACCCCGACACGGTGTGGTCGCCGCGCGCAGGCGAGCCGGTGATCGGGTGCCGCGGCCAGGACGTCAGCACCTCGGCCCCGTTGGTCAGCTCGACGGAGGTGGCTCATGCCACAGCTTGA